A stretch of DNA from Paramisgurnus dabryanus chromosome 19, PD_genome_1.1, whole genome shotgun sequence:
aagtttctctaagtcttgTCTGGAAACAAAGCATCTAATTCTTGCGATATTTTTGAGACGATAATATGCTGATTTAGTTATTgctttcacgtgactactgaaaCTAAGGTCAGACTCCAGAATCACACCAAGATTCCTGACttgatttttagttttttgaCCCCTAGCGTCAAGGTATGTCTTCACCTTGagcacttcatctttgtttccaaacgcaatgacttcagttttctCTCTGTTTAACTGAAGAACGTTTTGGCACAACTGTTaacttcatcaatgcatttgcacagggagtcaatggggctgtagtcattaGGGGATAGAGCTAAGTAGATCTGAGTCTCGTCTGCATAACTGTGATAGGCAATTTGGTTCTCTCTCATTATTTGGCTTAGTGGGAGCATATGCTCGAACTGATATATTTTGTTGccccaaggacaacatttttctaaataaaacctaaacccatcccaaaccccaaccctaaccataaccaaaccctaaaatcagagggacatgataagtgaaaaacagtggtctagaaacagctaatactggttgtaagcttaaacttaaaacaaactgtaaacttatttctgaaatctgattggttgattgaaatgttgtcccagggtcaacataatgttggcctgaggacatcaaccacttggcaaaatcaggagagctgGGAGGCTATACAGGTTGAACAGGAGTGGTACAAATATTGAGCCTTGcgggactccacatgtcatggatgtccactcagatttatggccACCTATACTCAATTCaattttcaatttcaatttaaagaactttattggcatgattgtgtcacttacaatattgccaaagcattatacataaaacaagaaacatacaataacacaatattaacaaacattaaggtgcaattaagctaaggtgctgggtgatggatgaagtactactgcaaaataaaaatagaatcagaggatatttacaatataaagtaaactttgaaatataaacataatattATGTATTATGTTATTATGTATACTCACATAATAACCTCTCTCTTCTAAGTATGACCTGAACCATTTTAGGACCATCCCAGAAAGCCCGACCCAGTTTTCCAGCCTGTCAAGAAGTATGTTGTGATCGACAGTGTCAAAAGTTTGCCTGTGTTTGTATTGAGGCGAATATcctttattatctttatgagcgGTGTCTCTGTACTGTGATGTGgtcggaaaccagattgaaaaatgtcaaagtaaccattagaaattaagaatttgttcagctgattgaaaacagctttttcaATGATCTTCTTGCCTATGAAaggaagatttgagattggtctgtagttGCTCAATACAATGTTATCCAGGTTGCTCTTTTTCAGGAGGGGCTTAACaactgcagttttaaaggactttGGAAAAGTCTCAGAGATAAGTGATGAATTTACCACTTCTAGGAGATCTGCTTCTAAACAGTTAAAGacacttttgaaaaaaatatgttgggAGTGTGTCAAGGGCGCAGGTTGATGTTTTAAGATGCGTATTGTTTCTTCCAAAATTTTACCATCAACTGCTTCGAAATCAGACATCGTAACTACTTTCTGATGTTGTGGTCTGACTTGTCTGAGGATCAGACAAGGATGTGCTGATCACCTTTctgatattatattattaattttCTCAGAGAAGAAGGAAGCAAACTCACTGAATTTGCTGTCTGAGAGCATTTCACTTGGAATGTGACTTGCGGGGGTTGTTAGTCTCTCTATagtagcaaaaagagtgcgTGTGTTGTTTATGTTGCTGTTTATAATATCTGAAAAGAAAGTCTGTTTAGCTTTGCCTAGTTCCAGATTGAAAGCACAAAGGCTGTCTTTATAGATATTATAATGgactacatgttttgtcttcCTGCAATACTGCATTATTGCCACAAGGAAATGTGCATATGTCAAGTCGGAAAAgtacttttccacgtcaaaggatgtgttttataaatctgaGCGTTGGAGTGGATTTGAGCATACACACGGTCAAATCTGTGCGTAaaacgctttataaatgaggcccctgataCTTGAGAAAtatataataaagtaaaaatacttgagtactttttgCCTCTGGTTATCTTTATTGACTGTAGACTTTGTCACATTACTTATTATGTCATCAGCTTGTTTATAAAATGGTTATATACAGTTGAAGAAAAAAACATAAGCCCCCTTGGTAAATACGAGTAAAGGATGCTGTGAAAATAAATCTAcgatatttttccttttaagCTCAAAAGGAGATATATTGTAGATTTATTTTCACAGCATTCTttgctcatatttaccaagggggctaatatttttgtcttcaaTTGTAGTAAGAAATTGATGTATAGTGTTCTTTTGTTCTTATCTCTTATAATCTCACttaatattatattacattacacTACACTACATTATAATATCTTCCATGTTTTAACATTCAGATGGTTCCAGTGTTGATGTTTCTAATGGCAGTGCTGGTAGCAGCAGATGATCTCTCAGCTCCAGCAGGATCTGCCTCTCCCTCAGTGGTGTACTGTGATTCTTTTACTTATTGTCCTGATGGGACAACATGCTGTCGGAATCTATATGGGCATTGGTTTTGCTGTCCATTTGCTATGGTAAACAGATTACAACAATGGTTTTACTATTTCATAGTGTTTATTGTTAACATTTTATGATTGTTTTATTCTCCACACATCTTCAGGGTCAGTGCTGCAGGGATGGTGTACATTGTTGCCGTCATGGCTATCACTGTGATTCAACATCAACCAGGTGTTTGATGGGGTGGTTGAATCTGCCAACTTCCGTCCAAACAGCCTCCAAAGCAATCCAGAAAACTGAGGTGTGTTATCAAAACTCTATAACCTTATAATATAATGCCACTTAGCATTATGTCACATATGTATTAATATAAACTGTATAGGTTCAACAATATGCCATTATTTTTTTCCAGTTTGTGCTGATGGATGAAGCTGATAGATGGGAGAATCAGGTTGAGTCTGTACAGTGTGATGTGAATGTCTACTGTCCAGTAGAGATGGTCTGCTGCCAAACACCAACTGGCCAATGGGGCTGCTGCAAGGGTAAAGCACACTAATTTGATTTAGTGTTATGTCTGTAGTTCTCAAATGTTTTCTACATGAGGGCTTCCGTGTGTATGATGCATCTATAGACATAAATAGAGACCACATTGACCTGTTGCTGCAATGTTCCAACATATAAAAGTGAAAAGGGTAGCTGTTTTCTGGATTAAAGGCAATACAATGTACATTTCTTAACCAATTTTATAGCTTTACAAAttagtataaaagtataaaaacttCTCTTCAGTTACCTATAATCTCGATAGTAAGACATGCAAAATTGTTCACTGTCATGATGAAAACGTGTCAAGCAGTGATTGTCTTACTTTCTTGGTTAACAATTACTGAATCATGTCATGAATCGAGTCAGGGGCCAATGTGGCATCTGTGATCTATTGgtgcatttatttgtgtccCCCAAAACATATCaaacaggaaaaatattaatttatacaatTCTGTAATATTAGTTATGTTGGTTGGTAGCCTTTTTTTATTATAACGCATTATAATAAATTCTGTAGTTAAATCTGTGGCCCCTTCGGCGACATCTGGTGGCCACCATTGGCTTTGGTTTAATTGTGAAGGTGTTTTCATTAAATGAATGGAAAATAATTGAAAGATAATTTATATTCTGTCTTTATAGGGTCAATGCTATAATGACAACAAACAACTTGTGGATTCATCTGTTACCAAAGACTGCCCGAATCTTTGCTTACTCTTCGCTGATGCTCTATATCGGTCTTTAAATATCctatatgaaatatatatagttcctatatatttcatttttatatatttgcttGAAACATTTGTCTGTTGAGCTGCTTTGCTACAATGcaaactttaaacaaatgtaaactGTTATACCGTATCCAATTAGATCTAATAGACGCAATGTTCTGTAATGTAATAAATACTAAGAAAAATGCGTTGTCAATTCAATTATTGAACGTCTGTTTGCCTATGTGAATGTGTGTTGTGTCTTCATGCGATCATCCATCTATTTGTGTATGCTCGAGGATCTAGAGGAGATACAACTACCGTAAATTACggacaaatctcgcgagatgttgggtttagggttaagtTTGGGATAAGATGAAAAACAGCGGTTCAAGGTTTTACACCGATATTACCCTTGCAATTTACTCTTGGGcaatatttttaagaatgtatCTTCCTTATGTTCATTTTGTAATAAAGAATATGAatctttgtatttgttttttcattGCACATTCTCAAAATCATTTTGGTCAGATGTTACTATTTTAGTTTTCCTatgctgtaaaaaaatatagaaatttcAGAGACTATTATCTTTATTCAGATTTTTATTCTAAGGACATTAATCTTGAAAACAATATTTTTCTGGGATGTCTTCTAGGCAAGTTTCATATTCATAAAGCCAGAACCATTCATTCTAAAcctaatttaagaatgtttgcCATCGACATTAAGTCCCTTTTTGACAGTATGACAAAGCCTTTGAATTCAAAAGctcaaaaaacatttaatatacctTATTCTGTAGTAAAGTGTTTGATTGTATTGCGTATGTTCTGTAAATTGTGATGTCCGTCTACCCACTCttatctgtttatttttgttttataattgCTGTTTTTTCGACTATTttcaacaataaaaaaataattaaagcaGCGTTCATTCGGCAAGATTTTGGCTGTAGCTACGCACCGACGCATAGCTCCGCCCCATCCCCGTTTCTATAGCAACATTAAACGAAGAGGGTGTAAAGCAGACAGAAAATGTCGGCAATGAACAAAAAACTAATTCAAAACCTTGCCGAAGCGTTATGCAAACAATTCAAACACTGTAAGTATCTAAAACCTATTTGTAAATTCAATTAATGACGggttatgtttttaaaaacagtttgaTAGCAGTTAACAGAGCTGTGTCCTTTAAAAACTCAAAGTTTTTTTCATTACCATTAATGAACACCCCATAACATTAGGGTGAGGTGTTCTTTTTTCAGTTATTTGATGCATATAGGTCCATGTTTTGTAGTCAACACAGAGGAGGCGGAGTGTTTGATCAGATTGTTCAATGATCTTTTGGAAGAGCAGTCAGAGAGAAGAGCTGCTCATGGACTCGACCGGGTCAAGTTTAGAAATATACTGCACAACACATTTGACATGACTGACGACATGATGATGGATAGAGGTACATTTCTAATTCGgattaataaaaacatctgtTTACACATCTGATACACCCTTTGatattatttagattttttacattGCACATGTTTACACAATCCACAAGACACCATAACAACCCAgttcaaatgtttaaatagGCTTGATGTGTCACATCCGGACAGTCACAAATAGTCTCGTTTTGTTAAATTGTCCATTGGTCTTCAGAAAAACCATCCAGGTCCTGCACATACTTTTTAGCACTTTCTGAATCAAGCGTATGCAAACTTTTGAACTGCATGGGTTATTTTTGTACTTTCAGTTATTATTGTAAACATCCGTTATGTCAAAAAGACACCAACTGTAAGGTTCTTTTTTAAACTAACATATTAACCACTGGTACTTTCAGTGTTTCGTTCATTTGACAAGGACAATGACAGCTATGTAAGTGTCAAAGAATGGGTGCAAGGTCTGTCTGTCCTCCTGCGAGGGACACTggatgaaaaaataaaacgtaaGTTATCTGCATTTACAATTAAAGCAATGATCAGAATGGCTACAGTATGCACATAAAATCACATAACATCATGTTTCATGTAACAATTAGACTGTTTTGACGTATATGATCTGAATGGTGATGGATACATCTCACGAGAAGAGATGTTTCACATGCTGAAAGACAGTCTCATTAGACAACCCACTGAAGAGGATCCAGATGAGGGGGTTAAGGATCTCGTAGAGATTGCATTAAAGAAAATGGTATTCATAACTTTCACGTTTTGCAATATTATTTTAGGATAATAATGTAGAGCATTGTTTTATCATTATATATACACACGCCATACAAATGTCTTTTATTCAGGACTACGACCATGATGGGAGAGTTTCGTATGCTGATTTTAAAAAGGCAGTCAGAGATGAAAATCTTTTACTGGAGGCTTTTGGCAACTGCCTTCCAGATGCAAAGGTACTTCAAAAAAACTCAAAAGGAGCAACTAtttgtagaaaaaaataatttattaccTTTTTGAATGACAgactctgtttttttttttttttgcagactATACAAGTATTCGAGGGACGTGTATTCCAGAAATCAAATGAATTACACTGAATTATCCACATAAAACAATCTGGGCAATTTGACAAGCAATATGTGTGTTTGAAACaaataatgaataaaatatgAAGTGAAAGACTTTAATGGACAGAAAACTGTGATCGTCTTAAATTCTTCTGCGTGGCTTTGCAGTGGTGCCCTTGCCTTGTACAGGTTTGATTTCTGGTGTAGATGAAACCTAAAAAGAAACATGATCATATCAATGTATTACAAAATGTCCATGTACAAAATGTGTATAAAATCTTTACATATACAATAAAAATTAATTACTAACCTTTGTCATTGTTTGACGGATCAAACTGGCGGTTACATTTAGTGAATCATCTTCCATGTCCAACTTGGGCATCTCTGGTAGTTTTGGACCAATTATTGGGGCATTTTTGTCTGTTTCATTAAAAAGTAATGTTTCATCTTctgattttctttttctgctttCTAAATGTGTAGTCCTTGGCATAAATCTAACAGATGGTAACAAGTTCTTATGCTTTTGGCTCAGATCTCTGTTTTGATTACTTGAAGATGAGCAGGGCGTAATGCGTTTCAAATTATTTGGAACGGGAGGGATGAAACTGTGCAGCGAACCCATCTTGTCCTCTGTAGGTAATATCCTTTCAGGTCTCTGAAATTGTAATGGATGTTTAAATTCGTTACACCGATGAAGATCCTCCATAGCTGGTGGAGGCAAACAGGGAAAGtcaaaatttacattttcctCTCTGGCCTTTTTATAGTCTTTCTGGACCTGAGGTGCTTCAGCTGCAGACATTTCTGTCCGTAAAGTTTCTGTGCTTTCGTCCGGTTGCTGTTCATGTTGCTTTGCTGCAAACAAAACACATCTGTATCAAACCTATAGCAGGTCATGTTTAAAAGACACACATATCAGTTTATAAAGTGAAACATACAACTTGGGGATCTTAATTTTAGGAACTGACAGGTCCCCCATTAACTTACATcaagtgaaaaaaaaactttttgaaataaatttaaatctttCATCACAGGCTTGACTAATAATATACCAAAGCATACCATCTTTCTGTATGACTCTGTTCACATATCTCCTCCTATCCTGTAGCTTCTGCCTAGTTTCTTCTACAGTTTCATACTCAGGGGCATAACAGACATGCAGTTGCCCTCCAAAAAAGCTCTTTTCATCCGTATGCCGCTTAGCTGTCCTGCAAAATAACACATTGCAACATAAGTATAAGCCACAAGAGCTTAATTTACACCGTTACAGGACATCGTGTAGTCCATCCTCACCTTGCACTTGTAAGCTTTTGATATTTAAATAAGTAGACTTCAGTGAATTGCTCTGCTGGATATTCATCAAGCGCCCTGTATTCTCCAATCCCTCCATAGAGAGCAAAGAGTTGCACGAGCTCTGTCATCACTCCGATAGCAGGAACACCTTGAACTAATAGGTACCGAGACTCCAAGTTTATGGTGTATACCTGAAAGCAGAAATTTAGATTTAGGCTATGCTATTTAGATTTGGTTGACTGTGACTAAACATTTAGCAACCTGACAGCAATTTTGGTTTAAGTAAGCTAATGCGGGAGATAATTTACAAAAACTACCACAATTTGCAAGAACAAAGAGTTAAAAACGCACCTTTACAGCTTTAAGTCGTCGTCCCTCTCGGTATTTTGGACGGGTAAAAGCAACCTTTTTTTGTTCATGGTGTTTATATACTTTTTGCGTGTCCCAAACAGACGGGTTAGCAACCGAACGGTCCATTTGTTTTGTGAAGTCAGCCGTCAACTAAGCGAGCGACTAAGAATTCGGTTGAGAGATTTTCAAAATACAAgtctctgtttttattttaccttGATGAGATCGTTTGTTTTTGtgataatttaaaaatgaaaaagttGATGAATAAATTAATGATTAAGTAAAACATACGCGTttgtaatttaatttattatgaaataaatatttattattgaaataaacatttgaaacgCATTCCTCGGATGCCgcagggatgacgtatttttaTGCACATGACGTCACCGTCGTCGAGCGGGACtgcggttacgcccactgagGGCAAAACAGAGCGGCAGCATCTTAGTAGTGTGACGACGGTGAAAACGCGTCGAAATGGGAAAAAAGTTGTTGTGCGATAGACTGTACTAAAAGATTAACAAGAATTCAGAGCTATCGTTTTACAGACTgacaaaaaacacagaaaggagAAGTAAATTGATAGTTCATTCCAACGTCCACAgaccacaggtgggttgacaagttgctaaggtcactatcaagcagagcttttactttctacttaaacttatttttttaagtatttgtattttatccgtgtttttctttggaaaacatacaagACCCTAATAAAGCACAATGGCTGATTTTCATAGCGGCTGCTGCAAAAATGgcagtaaaactgactattatcagctGAAATTGAATGTAGTTTAACCTGATAGCAGTGGTGCACTGTAGAACATTGTACTGAAATGTAGATATAAGCCTATAAAGACCAAAGACGTTTAGATTTAGAACAGCAGTGTTTAGATggtatatccaaaaatgtgttattatgaaagaagtgtttgccatttgatgcaaatgcttgattctgacaTGTGTTTTTGGCATTTTGAATGCAGTGTTGCATTTTTAAAGAGATGTGAGCTActttgcattttgtgtgtgcagttttgagaattgtgtgtagagttttgaaaaaaggaGACTTAGTTTTGAAAACGTGTGTAAGCAATTGGTAAAAACTGTAATAAGTGGTTAAACATTGCTAAAGTTCTCATTCTCCATGAAACATTTTCTACTGCTTTAAAAGATAAGCCTTTTAACCTTAGGACCATTTTCTCACTTATCTTGGTGTGTAAGGGACTTTGCTAACCTTGGGTATACAGAGTTTAGCATGGAAAGATTGAAAGATTGCTCTATTGCATTATTACAATATCAATTACCGTTATATTGTTTGTatgattatatttgttttattttttattattctttctttttcatttaaatttttttatattatttatttattcattgtgttaaaaatgtaaatgagcattCAACTTGTACACTGTGGATGGATATTTTGGATTTGCAAAACTCCCTGTTAATGTCAAAacttgcaataaaaaattaacataaataaaaaagctGATTCATTCAGTAATGAAATGCTGCCATGTTTTGCTTTCATATGAAGCGTTTAGATGCCGTTAAATGCCACCTGCTTCAAagatgagataatgatattaaccaaatgctcgATCTTGGtatatacgttcatcaaatactttcacttcaaatctgcATAATTCCTTGTTTCAAGAGAAGCACAATAGTTCTGGTTATGGCTTTAGTGGCTTTGGTTATTTTCTTGTTGGCACGATACATTGCACAATTGCGGTCACGCCAAAGAAAAGGTTAAAATGGAAAAACAACTCATGTGTTATTGCTTAACTTTATCATATGAtataaactgaaaataaaatgttttcccTGTATTCAATTGAATTGCATTCTTGCTACATTttaatatgtatatgtatagatatgtatatgtatatgtgcaTGTCCTCTTTTGGATCTTAAAAAAATGCTTCCAGCCCGGATTTCTAAATCTCTACATTCTCCATAAGAGGTGGACAGTACTCAAGTAAATTTTCTTTATAATGCTATATTTCTTTATCTATTTCTATGGCTATTTCTTTAtaagagtgtttgtcttgggaaaactTACTTCACTAAAGCATGGCTAGCATATTATATTGTTTATTCCTCTGTtgcatataatattttaattttataccTAATAATTACATGAAAATTTTATGCTTTCATACCATCACTCAAGTATGTTTCAACATGtccttaaatattaaatgtaaaacaaaaacttgtttttatgaaatGAAGTGCAGTAACGGAAGAAAAAATACTTGAGTTCTCTCCACCTTTactttgactttaaaaaaaaaaaaaacgatgcaAAGCTTGTCAAAACATTTAGCCCATCATTTGTCTGGTTGTCAGGTCAAATATGTGTtcgaacctatgtgcatcatgtgtcatgtcaaaataagtgcctgctgcagacacttTTAAAAGACTCGGAAGAGAAGCTTGCTGAATTCACAGTGAAACACAATTTTATTGTAGAAGCATTGttgattttgtttaaaatacatacaaataaaattaaTGCATATTTTCAATGGTGAAAGATAAATAtcattttttcacaaaaattaaacaaaataaatgtaataccaTCTTTTTAATACAGTGGAATACTGAAATAAGGTTGTTATTAAATCATAGTATTCAAccataatttcataattttaagCACACGCTCTTATTGGGGGCTGAGCCCCCTTAAAATGAAAAGCCTAGAATTGTCACTGGTAAAttattttgtgagatcaggcaaAACAGAAGATGCTGTTACATCCACTGCGTCTATCCATCTGCCTCCTGGCccctttattatttttttaaaaaactaaaataaggTCACCATAGATGAATTGCAATTGTTCAActacaatattttaaataaatattttaacattgCACGCATAGGGAATAGAGATAGTGGGAGGTGCCACATGTCAACATTTTATTACTTACTTCTGAGTATTAACAATAACCGCATTTAAAAAGTTATTTAttattggggtttgggttaggatgtcatttttatataacacaaaaaagttgttctaaccttAAAAgaaagcgaaaatggtaaaaaagaaaccaataaataaaacaacaaaaaaggtGCGGCGTTtgagtgaatgggaaggactggcgtatcatatacACGCCAAAGTGAAATTTGGCATAATTATCTACTTCTGCTATTTATTCGCAACTCCATAACATTCTGTACAACAGCAAAGAAAGAACCATGGGAAAGTTTTGATTGCACATCAAAGCAGCACGAGTTACTGAATCATTGATTTGGAAATGATAAATCTCGTGCAATCGTTGTGGTAAAGGTTGATTTGTTCCTTTGCAAAATACATTGCAAAATTACAGTCACACTGAAGAAGAGCTAGAAATGGGGAAATGGCTCTCTTGCACATCTACTATTGCTTAATTTTATCATAAGTTAAAAACACGATCAGGGATTTTTTGCCCCTATATCTAATAATATACGgaacaatataaatatatacaatgtTTATAGTtgcatatttaataatattataatatgcaatctacataaataaaatatataaatgggCATTTAAGGTTTACTGGCTAACTAACTTTACCCGATGTTGTTTTttcttcaaatttttttttatttagcattGTGCACAAAACGTTTCcacatttttattgaaaagtaAAATGAAAGATTAATTAAGCGCACTGTTGAAATTTAATTAATTTGCCATAGATAAAATGCAATGGTTCAAATAGAAtcctatatttaaaaaatgaggaataaagtgttactaaattgTAAGACTTCCTATAGTGGGAGGTACCACATGTATGAATTTAAAAGTTGATGGACACCAAGAAAACAGGACATTGTGATCCAGAGAAGAGGAGATTGACTTTAAGAACAAGGTAAATATTTATCTTGTGCAGTTATCTATTATTCACTATTATTCACTAACATATCTTTTGTCAtatcagtgctattgttttgtctcaagctGCAAACCagtattttttgtaaggtatgtttgtaaaaacttcttaaatgtcctaatataacttaGGCCTATAGTACTGGATTAGTCTAAACCTTTTCTGGGAACCTCATGCCCCCACATGTTCACACAGGTGATGCAAATTTTAACATAATCTCTTCTTGTCTCATTGTTTTCGATTCAGATGGTTCCAGTGTTAATGTTTCTCATGGCAGTGCTGGTGGCAGCAGATGATCTCTCAGCTCCAGCAGGGTCTGCCTCTCCCTCAGTGGTGTACTGTGATTCTTTTACTTATTGTCCTGATGGGACAACATGCTGTCAGACTCCATTTGGGCAGTGGGTCTGCTGTCCATATGTTATGGTAAACAGATTACAGCTAAggtgtaattattttattttctagTTTATTGTTAGAAGTTTAATGATTAGAAGTGTTTTATTCTCCACACATCTTTAGGGTCAGTGCTGCAGTGATGGTTTTCATTGCTGCCCTTATGGTTTACACTGCGATCCAACATCAACCTATTGTTTGAGGGGATGGTTGAAACGACCATCTTCTGTCCAGCCGGCATCCAAAGCAACCCAGAAAACCCAGGTGTGTTATTATTAGTACTTTAttgggcagtttcctggacagaactgtaaaaaaatgcaacatGAAGTTAAAACGACTTGGTCTTGCATGGTCAATTCAACCTGCTATGTTTTGACCtctgataagttgacataatttGTTAACATAATTGTTAAAATGACCAAAATGctgaattttttacagtctattacactgtaaaagttaaagttggatctacttaaacaaatgactttaattggtaacacttacAAAATGTAAGCTTTTTACAACTTAAAATTTACACTTATGTGTTTACAATTGAAGTAATTgtttaagttaatccaactttcccttttacagtgtacatttaagtagcttttacaaacaaatcttacaaaaaacaatactggtatGCATCTTGAGATGAAACAATGGTACTAATATATGTGTTAAAATAATCactacaaggtgtttttaaattaaggcagctttAAGTcttggactaggataagccctgtctggaaaaACGCGCTTATAACTTCATAGTAACCCATGCATTTATAATATACAAGCAATACACatgcttcagtgtttatttGATATTATGAATTTTGTAGATTTACTCTGATGGATGTTTTTATTTGCACTGCATCTTAAAAGGAACACATAGTTTTATGACAATAAAATAACAGTATaagtttacatatttatttacaaatgctgttattttcaaataattcaatttaaatgtatttatacaataaagat
This window harbors:
- the LOC135781564 gene encoding progranulin isoform X1, with the translated sequence MVPVLMFLMAVLVAADDLSAPAGSASPSVVYCDSFTYCPDGTTCCRNLYGHWFCCPFAMGQCCRDGVHCCRHGYHCDSTSTRCLMGWLNLPTSVQTASKAIQKTEFVLMDEADRWENQVESVQCDVNVYCPVEMVCCQTPTGQWGCCKGSML
- the LOC135781564 gene encoding progranulin isoform X2, translated to MVPVLMFLMAVLVAADDLSAPAGSASPSVVYCDSFTYCPDGTTCCRNLYGHWFCCPFAMGQCCRDGVHCCRHGYHCDSTSTRCLMGWLNLPTSVQTASKAIQKTEFVLMDEADRWQNQVESVQCDVRVSCPVGMVCCKTPTGQWGCCSSQAN
- the clxn gene encoding calaxin; the encoded protein is MSAMNKKLIQNLAEALCKQFKHFNTEEAECLIRLFNDLLEEQSERRAAHGLDRVKFRNILHNTFDMTDDMMMDRVFRSFDKDNDSYVSVKEWVQGLSVLLRGTLDEKIKHCFDVYDLNGDGYISREEMFHMLKDSLIRQPTEEDPDEGVKDLVEIALKKMDYDHDGRVSYADFKKAVRDENLLLEAFGNCLPDAKTIQVFEGRVFQKSNELH
- the rbm48 gene encoding RNA-binding protein 48 encodes the protein MDRSVANPSVWDTQKVYKHHEQKKVAFTRPKYREGRRLKAVKVYTINLESRYLLVQGVPAIGVMTELVQLFALYGGIGEYRALDEYPAEQFTEVYLFKYQKLTSARTAKRHTDEKSFFGGQLHVCYAPEYETVEETRQKLQDRRRYVNRVIQKDAKQHEQQPDESTETLRTEMSAAEAPQVQKDYKKAREENVNFDFPCLPPPAMEDLHRCNEFKHPLQFQRPERILPTEDKMGSLHSFIPPVPNNLKRITPCSSSSNQNRDLSQKHKNLLPSVRFMPRTTHLESRKRKSEDETLLFNETDKNAPIIGPKLPEMPKLDMEDDSLNVTASLIRQTMTKVSSTPEIKPVQGKGTTAKPRRRI